CATCGCATGGCTTTCCCCAGCAAATACCGGAATTTCTTGTGCATTGCACAAATTCAGGATATTCAAAACATTTTGTACCCCTACTTCAGTGTACACATTCCCATAAGTACCAGTTACTCCGATTAACTCGATCTCTGGATTCCCGATTGCATAAGCTAAAGCCATTCCATCATCTATTCCTGTATCTAAATCTAAAATCATCTTAACCATCGTTATTGCTCCTCTCTTCTCTTATAGGAATTTGTTCAATTCTTTTATAGAAGGCATTCCGCTTTGTGCACCAAGTGCCGTTATCGATAGAGATGCGCCGATTCCTGCCATCCTTACTGCATCTCGTAATTCCATTTTTTCTGCAATTGCGTAAGCAAATATTCCGTTAAAAGTATCGCCCGCTCCTGTAGTATCCATGACGTCCACATTCATACATGGAACGGTAGTCACTTGACCATTCTCAACATAGGAGGAACCTTGTGAACCCCTGGTAACAATTAACTTCACATTGTTTTGTTTACTCCATTCCAGTATGTCTGTTTCTAAATCACCCGAAGATCCTAATTCCCCATTCATCATACTTTCAAATTCAGTATCGTTCGGAGTTAAATAATCGATATATTCTATCAAACCTGTCGGTATTTCTTTGTAAGGCGCGGGATTTAGTATTGTTGTTACACCAAATTCCTTTGCTTTTTTCAATGCATAATCAACAGTCTCTATAGGGATTTCTAACTGAGTTAGCAATACATCTGCTTGCTTAATGATTTCAATGTTTTCTTCCACAATTCGTCGATCACAACAATCATTAGCTCCAGGGTTCACAACAATAGCGTTAATGTTTTTGGTTTTAAAAACCGTCGCTATTCCTGTAGAGATATCTTTTTCAATATTCAGAGAGGAGATATCCAACGTTTCTTTTGATAAATGTTTCTGGATTCTTTCACCAAATGCATCATTACCTACACAACCTAATAAGGATGTCCAAATTCCCATTCGAGATGCGGCTACAGCCTGATTTGATCCCTTCCCACCAACCATGTAATGGATTTGATCGCTACAAATCGTTTCACCAATCATGGGTAACCGTTCTGTCGTCATGACCATGTCCATATTTAAACTCCCTAGTACAACAATCTTTTTCATTCACTCATCCCTCTTTACCAACACATATTTTGAACAATCAATATCATCCTGTATGTGTTGTTGTATGTTTTATACAAGTTGATGATAAAACTAATTGTAAACGTTGTCAATACGGAACAACAAAAAAACCTTCCTTGTTTGATTTCTCAAAACGAAGAAGGTTATCTGTATATGAACATTTTACTGTTTCCTAAAAACCTTAAAAATGGCGCGTTCGAAGGGAATATAATATTTACTATAGGCTATAATGTTTCCGGTTGTATCACTGATTCGCTCAATAATCATCTGGTAATAACTCGATTCATTCCCTGTGTTCGCTTCTTTAATATATTCTGTTGCAGGGACAAGACGAATTTCAAGCGCAGAGGAAAGTCCGTATTCATAGATTCCATGTTCAAGAAAATTTAAGACTTCATCGTGCTTATTCAGATCGATCGAATTAATATATTCAAAGTCCGTGGCAACATGTGAAAAACACGATCCTTTTATACAATTTTCATTTTTATAATACCTGTATATCGCGAGGGCCACGGGGGTTTTTCTGTTAAAAATTCGATCAATATGCTCACTTGATACTTGAACTTCCATTTCTATATCAACATGGTCAATTGGATCTATGCAACTCATATAAAACGGATTTGACATCCGCTCCATACCTATATTGTCAATATTCAACGTTTTACGAACAAAGTTCCCTATTCCTTTTTTAGCTTCTAAAATACCATCTTCCTGCAATAATCTTAATGCTTGTCTTAAAGTAGACCTACTTATACCAAGTTGCTCTGCTAATATCGGTTCAGTTGGAAACTTACTTCCTTCTGGATACAACCCATCTTTTATCATTTTTAATATTTTATTATAAGCAATAGCATAACGAGTTACTCTCCCATTTGATCGATTATTTTCAACCATATTACCCTCCCAATGCCGAAGTTAACAGCATGATTTAATCACAATTATACAACAGCATTCTGTCCATCCGTTTGATAGGGAAATCCATATCATCTTATTATCTTCTTTTTATATAAGAAAATCCACTCGAAAGCCTTTCTTGATTCTCACTTTATTCACTCTCCGGGTATAAAAAAGAGCAGATGCTTTCGCATACTGCTCATCATGTACATGTTAATAATTCCTTGTCACGTATGTTGTATATCACACTCTGTACTAATTGTGTAAAGAGAGCCTCTTTCTATTATATCAATAATTCTTTTCTCAGCTCGGAAAGCCATGCCAACTACAGTTGTCGATTTACCAGAAACCGGCATGCCATCTACAATAATGATCTTGTTCCTAAGCATGATTTACACCATTCCCCGTCACTTATTAGGACGCGCCAATATGAGATGGACCATATTCATCCAATGGTGTTCCACCCGCTCTAACTTAAGATCAGCTTTCTGCAGCATTCCCATGATGTCCCGGTTCAAATGACAGCCCACCGTCTTTCGGAACATAGGATTAACCAGGTTCTGGATCTTTCGAATAATAGGTTTTGAACTTACACCATGCTCCATCAATAGAATTTGGCCGTTAGGCTTGCACCATCTGGTGAACAACGCTAACACGCTTGAAGGGTTCTCGTAGCCACAAAAGGATAAAGTTGACACAATTGTATCGAAAGTATCATTTGGAAATGAGAGCGACTCGACATCCGCATGAATGAATTCCGCTTTGGTGTGAGTATCAGCAGCAGCTACTTGAGCCCGAAGGAGCATTTCGTTACTGAAATCCACAGCGGTTACTTCCACATGATTAGGGTAGAAAGGAAAATTGGCACCTGCTCCGACCGAAACCTCAAGAACCTTTCCGTAAGCGCATGATACCAGTGGTTCCCTCCACTTTCTATCAGATAATTTCTTCCTTCTTTTATCATACATACTTGCCTGGTTATCAAAAATACGAATTAGCTTTTCTTTCTCCATGCATGTACCTCCACCATTTCTGCAACCATCATATATTTGTTGCCTATATCTCAAGTTAATTTCTGGATCTTTGGATGAATTCCTTCTTCACTGTATACACGTGAAAAAGGCAGACGAAAAGGTTCGACTGCCTGTTCTTATTAAATTTTTCTGCCAATATAGAGTAAATGTGAGGATGCACCTATATAGCTATGGATCTGATGGGGTCTCGTAAATGATGTCCATGACTTGATTGAATTCATCTTCGCCACGATGACGCCAGTATTCCCAGTTCTCTTCTGTTAATCGCCCACCTATACTAGTGGACCCCAGGAGCTCCAAAGTCTCAAAACCGTTCCCCTCCATAAATGCTTGAATATCCCCGTCTCCATGAACTCATAGATGGACTCAATATGATCAAGAGGCTTCCATTGGGTAGGGAACATGAGAGCTGTCAGTCTTCCCCATTCATCCAATGCAGAATAGTAGCGTGTAACATCATCACATTCCAAGTCTGCAAACTGTAGGATTGTACGTTCGTATTAATATGTATATAATCAGAGGAAATGAGGAATGAAATGGGAGAAAGTGGTGGGCATACGCGATGACAAAGACAGGATATGAGCAGGAATTGACTCAACAACTGAAAGAACATGGTGAAGCGCTGGCTAGCATGGGCTATCTCAACGGTAATGTGCTTGTTGCTTATCAAGATCAAATTTTGATGAACCAGGGATTTGGACATGCAAATTTCGAACATAGTATTTCATGTACGTCTAAGATCAAATTTCGGATCGGTTCAATTACCAAATCATTCACAGCAGCTGCTGTGCTGCTAATGCAGGAGCAGGGTCTGCTAAATGTCCAAGATCGAGTAGAATCGCACCTCCCCGAATATCCAAATGGTAATATCATCACCCTGCACCATTTGCTCACCCATACATCGGGCATTCCTTGCTTCACCAACCTCGAAGACTATAAGAATACGATAAGACTTCCCTCCACATTGGAGGACACCATTGCTAAATTTCAAGACCTGCCTCTTGAGTTTGAGCCAGGTACCCAGTTTAATTACAGCAACTCGGGTTATGTCTTGCTTAGTTACCTGATCGAGCAGGTTTCGGGATTGACCTTCGCTGCATTTATTCAACAGTCGATTCTGGGGCCACTAGGAATGGAGGACACAGGATATGATAACCATCAATTAATTCTATCCCATCGTGCCTCCGGGTATGAGATGTGGGGCGTTGCGGTCAATGCAGAATATATCGATATGTCGATTCCTTCCGGTGCTGGAGGCATGTATTCTACTACAGAAGATTTATACAAATGGGATCAAGCGTTGCGATTCGGAAGGGTATTGAATCCAGATTCTTGGTCTCAAATGATCACTCCCTTTATGGAGGATTATGGATATGGTATTTGTATAATGCCGAATCAGATAAATGGCGTGGATGATACGGTTATTGGTCATGCTGGCGGTATTAATGGATTTCTTTCGGATTACCGGCATTATGTGCAGGCAGATCTGACAGTTATTATTTTATCAAATTTGATGTCTGTAATCCCGTCTGAGATTAGCAGACATCTAACAAGAATGGTACTTGGAGAGGATCTTCCTATTCCTAAAGCACCTGTAGTGGTGGAATTGGAAGCTGACTTATGGCAGCAATATGAAGGAATATATGATTTAAAAGAAGAATCGGGAACCTTCCTCCTTACCATGGAACAAGATAAATACTACATTACTCATGATGCCTGGTTTAAATACGAACTGCTGCCGACTTTATGCGGTCTAGAGAAAACGACATTTGTACCGTGGGGTGTGCGCGGAAATATTGAGTTGAGTATGGATACCGAGGTGGCTGAGGATTTTATTATAACAGTGGAAATGTTCGGAGGCATCAAAAAGGCCATGAAACGAAGAAATACTGGAAGCAAACGATAGTCCCTTGGCACTTTGGGTCCCATACCATGTATTCGCTGAGCTTGGTGAATTGGTACCCAGCACCCGTGAGTGCCCGTAGAGCCGGCTTGGCTAATTCGGTCGGAAAATCACTTTCTGGTATGTCCTTGATCGGGATGCGACGTAAGGCTGTTCGACGCGAACCTCCACCTTAGGTTCACTTTTGTTATACTTAGTCATATTGATTTCTCTTTTTCGCACCGAAAAACCGGTTCGATCCTGAGATTTCCCCCATAGCTTTCCAGTAGTTCTAGTTCATCCATCATTCCCCCCCTGAGCTCCATCTGTATCGGCGGTCTGATTATATTTGATTGAAAATTTTTTTTGCGACCGCCACTCTCCTTCATTAAATGGAGTGATATCTAGAACACGGGTTATGAGTTGAGTTTCGAAAATAATATTTAAGTTCGGCTTAATTCCAAAATAATTCGAAATATCCATATGATTATCAATCCGTCCATATTCGCCGTATAGTCGGTGATGTGCCATCAAAGTATAGATGGTACACATCAGGATTGGATAATGCTTCCCATTCTTCAAAACCGAATTGATTATTATCATAATACTTTAGTAACAAGGACATTAAGTTACCGTGAGTAGTTATAACTGCATTGTTACGTCCGCTTTCATTTACATCCTTAATAACTGATAAAGCACGTATCATAGCAGTACTACTTGATTCCCCGCCCTCATAGCATAACTCCAGGTCATTAAAAGTATTACGGAGCATTTCACGCCAGTTAGGATGATTCTCTCCGCATAAAACTCTTTCCGATAATCGCTCATCTGTAACTACATTAATTCTCAATTTCTTAGCTAATGGAAAAATTGATTGGTACGCCCTGACAAAAGGACTTGCAATAATGGTTTCTATATTCTTATCATATAGAAATTCGGCAAGTCTCTCAGCATGTAAGTAACCTATGTCGGTAAGATTAGCATCAGGGTGCTGTCCTTCTGCCTTACAATGTCTTACTAAGTAGATATTCAAGAATCCCCCTCCGTTTTTGCTTGGTATTATTGATTATAGTTGTAATTTCTTCCGCTGATTCTCTGACCGTTTTATGCTTTCCTTCGTCCAAGGAGGTGTTTTCGAATGATTTAACACTTCGTCGTAAGTCATCCAATATGTCTCTTCGACTTCATCAGGACTTTTTCTATATGCTGTTCCTTTATCATACTCGCAAAGAAAAACAACATTGATTACATTGCATCCGTCATCCGAAACAAATTAACAACTTCACATTATCGGGATTATCAGGAGATATATCGAATGTCAAAAGACAGACTTACTTTTCGCTTGTGATCGTATTCAATATTTGTTGGTTTATATAGCTTCTTGAGTACGTTCAGCCTTTTTCTGTCCAACCTAGTCATACCTTCACCACTTGTAAATACTCCTAACTTCTCTATTGGCTTTCATATTTGACGCTTGCAAGAAGAAAGGTCGAAGAGCCTGTCGGCAAGCCTACTTCGTCGATTTGGAACATCTCATCGTTTATGACTCCGTAAGGCGAATCGTTGCCGTACAGGAGGATAATCGAATTATAAGCTCGGATGGTTTCATCGATCGTTGCCGGTAGTTGTTCTACGAACGGCTCGTGCGGCGAATATTCCAACCGCAAATACTCGATAAAGGCCATACGTTCTTCCTCATTGTTGAAAAAATGTATCTCTAGAAAATCTCCGTCGATCCAGGAACACCCTATGCTTGCTAGAAAGGCGGAAGGAAGCGCATCTCCGTCATCGTCGTAAACGGTCTCGACAAAAGCTTCCAGTTCTTCTTCGGAGGAGAAGTTGGCCCCCCATATCGTTACAATATGTTTCATCTTGAATCACCTACCCTTTTGTTCAGCTTTGAGATACAGACACCAAAATGATGCAACCGTTTCATCAGCTCTTCTTTCATCATGAAGTGGTCCTCCTCACTTGCGTTTGTCCATCAATGCTAATATGGCCGTGAACAAATGCTGCTCCTCTTCGCCTTTTTCCTTCCGGGCTCTCGCCTCCAGGTTCTTCTTGCCGCCCCAGATCATATATACAAGATGCTCGGCCTCATACGAATCGAATGGCTCCATAAACGATAGCAGTACCTGCAAATTATGTGCGCTTTCGAATCGAACCCGCTCCTTGGCGAACTTGCCTTCGTTACACCGCATTAAACAAGCTGCGACTGTCGGAAGCGTCGTCGTGTCGATGCCGTAATGTTGTATAAGCGCCAGCGTGAACGACTGCTGTACATATTGATGCTCCTGATCTACTAGGCTCATATATGTTCCTACTAACGGGAAATATTGTTTATCTGTCAGCCCCAAGCCGAATACAGCATAGGTGCCGGGCATGCAGTTTTTCTCCCCTTCCGTATCGTCAAGAAACGATGCGTCTGCGATTTGGCCAATCCGGAGATAGGCAGCAACTGCTTGGACTTGGATTTCAGCTTGATCTGATAGCTTTTAGAGAAGCCTTTGTTCAGCAGGTTGCAAATAAAATCGATTGCTTTCGCATAACTGTCCACGCATTCTTCCTTGATATGAATCGTAATCGTCGAAAATATATCGTTAGCCCGGCATTCGAGCCGTTCATCCTTGTAACCGACATCGGCGGGGTCGAACGTACCGCTGCCGTCCTTCATGACCCATTCCGCCTTGTCGCTGCCAAGCTCTTTCAACAGCTCCAACATTTCGATACCTAAGTTTCTGCTAAAATTCGGCTCATACTTAATGATCATGATAGCCGTATGTAACGCCAGCTCCATTTGCTGCGGGTCGATGCCGGCTAGATCGATCTCGTCCTTTTTCGTATAGGTGGGAAGTCCCCATTTCTCTTTCGTACAGTTGAAATAGAGCGGAAGAAATTCGGCTTCGGTCCAGTCGCGAAAAGCGCGAATGAACGTTCCCCTATGCTCGTCCAGCTTCTCTTTGTTTTTCTTGTTCAACGCCATGACCCTATTGAATATCCGCAATATTTCCCGTACATCCATTGTAGGAAACAATCCTGAATCAACCAAGTGATTGGAGAGGAAGAAACTTTCCAATCGATCTGTAGGAA
The nucleotide sequence above comes from Paenibacillus sp. IHBB 10380. Encoded proteins:
- a CDS encoding ribokinase, whose translation is MKKIVVLGSLNMDMVMTTERLPMIGETICSDQIHYMVGGKGSNQAVAASRMGIWTSLLGCVGNDAFGERIQKHLSKETLDISSLNIEKDISTGIATVFKTKNINAIVVNPGANDCCDRRIVEENIEIIKQADVLLTQLEIPIETVDYALKKAKEFGVTTILNPAPYKEIPTGLIEYIDYLTPNDTEFESMMNGELGSSGDLETDILEWSKQNNVKLIVTRGSQGSSYVENGQVTTVPCMNVDVMDTTGAGDTFNGIFAYAIAEKMELRDAVRMAGIGASLSITALGAQSGMPSIKELNKFL
- a CDS encoding GntR family transcriptional regulator; this encodes MVENNRSNGRVTRYAIAYNKILKMIKDGLYPEGSKFPTEPILAEQLGISRSTLRQALRLLQEDGILEAKKGIGNFVRKTLNIDNIGMERMSNPFYMSCIDPIDHVDIEMEVQVSSEHIDRIFNRKTPVALAIYRYYKNENCIKGSCFSHVATDFEYINSIDLNKHDEVLNFLEHGIYEYGLSSALEIRLVPATEYIKEANTGNESSYYQMIIERISDTTGNIIAYSKYYIPFERAIFKVFRKQ
- a CDS encoding class I SAM-dependent methyltransferase, whose amino-acid sequence is MEKEKLIRIFDNQASMYDKRRKKLSDRKWREPLVSCAYGKVLEVSVGAGANFPFYPNHVEVTAVDFSNEMLLRAQVAAADTHTKAEFIHADVESLSFPNDTFDTIVSTLSFCGYENPSSVLALFTRWCKPNGQILLMEHGVSSKPIIRKIQNLVNPMFRKTVGCHLNRDIMGMLQKADLKLERVEHHWMNMVHLILARPNK
- a CDS encoding serine hydrolase domain-containing protein, translating into MTKTGYEQELTQQLKEHGEALASMGYLNGNVLVAYQDQILMNQGFGHANFEHSISCTSKIKFRIGSITKSFTAAAVLLMQEQGLLNVQDRVESHLPEYPNGNIITLHHLLTHTSGIPCFTNLEDYKNTIRLPSTLEDTIAKFQDLPLEFEPGTQFNYSNSGYVLLSYLIEQVSGLTFAAFIQQSILGPLGMEDTGYDNHQLILSHRASGYEMWGVAVNAEYIDMSIPSGAGGMYSTTEDLYKWDQALRFGRVLNPDSWSQMITPFMEDYGYGICIMPNQINGVDDTVIGHAGGINGFLSDYRHYVQADLTVIILSNLMSVIPSEISRHLTRMVLGEDLPIPKAPVVVELEADLWQQYEGIYDLKEESGTFLLTMEQDKYYITHDAWFKYELLPTLCGLEKTTFVPWGVRGNIELSMDTEVAEDFIITVEMFGGIKKAMKRRNTGSKR
- a CDS encoding histidine phosphatase family protein; translation: MNIYLVRHCKAEGQHPDANLTDIGYLHAERLAEFLYDKNIETIIASPFVRAYQSIFPLAKKLRINVVTDERLSERVLCGENHPNWREMLRNTFNDLELCYEGGESSSTAMIRALSVIKDVNESGRNNAVITTHGNLMSLLLKYYDNNQFGFEEWEALSNPDVYHLYFDGTSPTIRRIWTD
- a CDS encoding immunity 22 family protein; protein product: MKHIVTIWGANFSSEEELEAFVETVYDDDGDALPSAFLASIGCSWIDGDFLEIHFFNNEEERMAFIEYLRLEYSPHEPFVEQLPATIDETIRAYNSIILLYGNDSPYGVINDEMFQIDEVGLPTGSSTFLLASVKYESQ